From the genome of Vibrio porteresiae DSM 19223, one region includes:
- a CDS encoding multidrug effflux MFS transporter translates to MSENRTLSATSSNTRSRTLLTWILGALSIFAPFSTDMYLSGFPMMAQDFHADIAQVQLSLSTFFIGVAVGQLFYGPLIDRFGRRIPLLVGIALFVITSLMILYVPTIEGFIGLRFLQAVGGCSGMIISRAIIQDLFDEQEGAKALSLMMVVQTVGPITAPVIGAYLLVFDGWKAVFAFLVAFGLVCWLVTYKCIPESLPVEQRQKQDIGQTIGVFGRFLRDKRFMVPTLAGSFSNAVMFCFITGSPFVLMQLFGMERETYGWMFSATAAGMVVTSQANSMLLKRHTPQRLFTASIIISLLAAVMLLLVRNTDSLWLFMVPLFVCVSMVPMVCANSIAIAMAASGKDAGSASSLIGVTQFAFAGAISAIVGALHNGTSLPMCGMILVCTVLAFVINALSPKHTA, encoded by the coding sequence ATGTCTGAAAATCGTACTTTGTCAGCGACGTCGAGCAATACTCGCTCGCGTACGCTGTTGACTTGGATTCTTGGCGCACTGTCGATATTTGCACCGTTTTCAACCGATATGTACTTGTCGGGTTTCCCGATGATGGCACAAGATTTCCACGCCGATATTGCTCAAGTTCAATTGAGTTTATCGACCTTTTTCATCGGTGTGGCTGTTGGTCAGCTGTTCTACGGCCCATTAATAGATCGATTTGGTCGTCGTATCCCACTACTGGTGGGGATTGCTCTGTTTGTCATCACATCATTGATGATTCTGTATGTGCCAACCATTGAAGGATTTATCGGACTGCGTTTCTTACAAGCGGTGGGTGGCTGTTCAGGTATGATCATTAGCCGTGCCATTATTCAAGACTTATTTGATGAGCAAGAAGGGGCAAAAGCGCTCTCGCTGATGATGGTGGTGCAAACGGTAGGGCCGATTACCGCGCCAGTGATTGGCGCATATTTGTTGGTTTTTGATGGTTGGAAAGCCGTTTTTGCCTTCCTAGTCGCGTTTGGCTTAGTGTGTTGGTTAGTTACCTACAAGTGCATTCCCGAGTCATTACCGGTTGAGCAACGCCAGAAACAGGATATTGGCCAAACCATAGGTGTGTTTGGTCGCTTCTTACGAGATAAGCGCTTTATGGTTCCAACACTCGCCGGGTCATTTTCTAATGCGGTGATGTTCTGTTTTATTACCGGTTCTCCTTTTGTATTGATGCAACTGTTTGGCATGGAGCGTGAAACTTATGGCTGGATGTTCAGTGCGACTGCTGCGGGGATGGTGGTGACCAGCCAAGCCAATAGCATGTTATTGAAACGCCATACTCCGCAGCGGCTATTTACCGCTTCGATCATCATCTCGTTATTGGCTGCGGTCATGCTGCTATTGGTGCGAAATACGGACAGTTTGTGGCTCTTCATGGTGCCGCTGTTTGTCTGTGTTTCTATGGTGCCAATGGTCTGTGCTAATTCAATCGCTATCGCGATGGCCGCTAGCGGTAAAGATGCGGGGTCTGCTTCATCACTGATTGGCGTAACGCAATTTGCTTTTGCTGGAGCAATCAGTGCCATTGTAGGGGCATTGCATAATGGTACTTCATTACCCATGTGTGGCATGATTTTGGTGTGTACTGTGCTGGCGTTTGTCATTAATGCGCTGAGTCCGAAACACACTGCCTGA
- a CDS encoding glycosyl hydrolase — MSKLTGYFLNTIFQSLTGNLMALRALHSLFITTLISLVTSTAFADVVSSKRGLAYSGLQPADLTAMNEHIAWWYNWAEVPEESAGDNATQYGVEYVPMALNATFDETAMRTYLSAHPEVKYLLAFNEPNFTDQANLTPQQAADAWPTLEAIADDYDLKIVGPAMNYSAGEVDIPDTDDDGSPFAYLDAFFAACSDCRVDYIAIHSYMGSLASFEWYVNEFYSRYNKPIWVTEWNYSNDTISLENQMDYLAQTVRWMEQQSFVFRYAWFIGRTSGGAATSPYIDILATTAGQWTALGSLYQGIPGTDYYASLPATLQAEHAYTLSGMHHRATTDSAGDPVVQLFSDQDDSEQKLTFQVNSSSDKTYNLNMSYATGSNSQLSIQVDDNTAQNLFLPNTGGVYFWETATTSLYLSSGDHTITITATSGYPGFDWFKFE, encoded by the coding sequence ATGTCAAAGTTAACTGGCTATTTTCTCAATACTATTTTTCAATCATTGACAGGTAACTTAATGGCCCTTCGCGCTTTACATTCATTGTTTATCACGACCCTAATTTCTCTCGTCACCAGCACTGCTTTCGCCGATGTTGTCAGCAGCAAACGTGGCCTCGCCTACTCAGGTTTGCAACCTGCAGATTTGACAGCAATGAACGAACATATTGCTTGGTGGTACAACTGGGCAGAGGTGCCAGAAGAGAGTGCCGGCGACAATGCCACACAATATGGCGTGGAATACGTGCCCATGGCGTTAAATGCCACTTTTGATGAAACGGCGATGCGCACCTATCTAAGTGCTCATCCCGAAGTGAAATATCTACTCGCGTTTAATGAGCCTAATTTTACCGATCAGGCCAATCTCACTCCGCAACAAGCGGCGGATGCATGGCCAACCTTGGAAGCGATTGCCGATGATTATGATCTCAAAATTGTTGGCCCAGCCATGAATTACAGCGCAGGTGAAGTAGACATTCCCGATACCGACGATGATGGTAGCCCGTTTGCCTATTTAGATGCGTTTTTTGCCGCCTGTAGCGATTGCCGAGTCGATTACATTGCGATTCACAGTTACATGGGGTCATTAGCCTCGTTCGAATGGTACGTGAATGAGTTTTACAGTCGCTATAACAAGCCGATTTGGGTCACCGAGTGGAATTACAGTAACGATACGATAAGTCTCGAAAATCAGATGGATTATTTGGCGCAAACCGTTCGCTGGATGGAGCAACAATCCTTTGTGTTCCGTTACGCTTGGTTTATTGGCCGCACCAGTGGAGGGGCAGCGACTTCGCCCTATATTGATATTTTGGCGACCACCGCAGGTCAATGGACCGCGTTAGGTTCTCTCTATCAAGGAATTCCAGGGACGGATTACTACGCTAGCTTACCCGCCACATTACAAGCCGAACATGCTTATACCCTGTCTGGAATGCATCACCGTGCAACCACGGATAGCGCTGGCGATCCGGTCGTCCAACTCTTCTCTGACCAAGACGATAGCGAACAAAAGCTGACCTTCCAAGTCAACTCCAGCAGTGATAAAACCTATAATTTGAACATGAGTTACGCTACAGGCTCAAACTCACAATTGAGTATTCAAGTGGACGATAATACGGCGCAAAATCTGTTTCTGCCCAATACCGGCGGTGTCTATTTTTGGGAAACAGCCACCACTTCGCTCTACCTCAGCTCAGGTGATCATACGATAACGATCACCGCCACCAGCGGTTATCCGGGCTTTGATTGGTTTAAGTTTGAATAG
- a CDS encoding beta-glucoside-specific PTS transporter subunit IIABC, which produces MNYKNTAEKILQCVGGKNNIAHLTHCSTRVRLTLMDDDVVDYEALQHVDGVIGVRRNVQCQIIIGNEVIEVFDALKALVGEREDAPASAKAPKHWGAFILDFVISIFQPLVPAIAGGGVLKSLLLLCAVLGVMDKQSQTYQLLDLIGSAPLYFLPILVAITTAMKLNANVLVAASCVGALLLPNMAKLLAQGVSLADFPVQNIAYASQVFPAILCVLFYALMEKWITKYSPKAIRIFFVPMVAMAITVPVTLLLLGPLGFHAGQLMATVILYLFAHLGFVATALLAAILPFMIATGMHKALIPYAVASMTQIGKELLYLPASLAHNIAQSGASFAVALKTKDSGLRSTAISAGISAFFGITEPAIYGVTLVRKRVLYSVMIGGAVGGTFIGLCAIEAFALVGPGIASITMFTSPENSMNLIYALIAIPVSFFTAFVSVLLIWHEEATDSEVKDHQQQADLAKEQTVQPIASSANKAYPFESPVVGQVIALEDVNDTVFASKLVGDGIAVIPSEGILYAPIGGEIISVYETGHAISMMADNGAELLFHIGIDTVQLEGDYFTALVKAGDRVEAGDELIQFDLDNIVAAGYDPTVMAVIANYEDFQIEPIAEQEAKVQRHQTIFMLEELA; this is translated from the coding sequence ATGAATTACAAAAATACTGCAGAGAAAATACTGCAATGCGTAGGTGGAAAGAACAACATCGCACATCTCACTCACTGTTCAACACGCGTGAGGTTAACCTTGATGGACGATGATGTGGTGGATTATGAAGCGCTGCAACATGTCGATGGCGTTATAGGGGTTCGTCGCAATGTGCAGTGTCAGATTATTATTGGCAACGAAGTCATTGAGGTATTTGATGCCCTAAAAGCGTTGGTCGGTGAACGAGAGGACGCGCCAGCCAGTGCGAAAGCCCCTAAACATTGGGGAGCATTTATTCTTGATTTCGTGATCAGTATTTTTCAGCCTTTGGTGCCCGCTATTGCTGGTGGTGGGGTTTTAAAATCTTTGTTGTTACTGTGCGCTGTCCTTGGCGTAATGGATAAACAGTCGCAGACGTATCAACTGCTGGATCTCATCGGTAGTGCTCCGCTCTATTTTTTGCCGATTCTTGTCGCGATCACGACGGCGATGAAACTCAATGCCAACGTGCTGGTTGCAGCTTCCTGTGTCGGGGCCTTGTTATTACCCAACATGGCTAAGTTGTTGGCGCAAGGGGTATCACTGGCTGATTTTCCCGTCCAGAACATCGCTTATGCCTCTCAAGTTTTTCCGGCCATTTTGTGTGTCCTGTTTTATGCTTTGATGGAAAAATGGATCACAAAATATTCCCCTAAAGCGATTCGCATTTTCTTTGTCCCTATGGTGGCGATGGCCATCACTGTGCCAGTCACCTTGCTACTACTTGGGCCGTTGGGGTTCCATGCTGGTCAGTTGATGGCGACGGTGATCTTGTATCTATTTGCTCATCTAGGTTTTGTGGCAACTGCCCTGTTGGCAGCGATTTTGCCATTTATGATTGCCACAGGTATGCATAAAGCGTTGATTCCTTATGCAGTGGCAAGCATGACTCAAATCGGCAAAGAGCTGCTTTATCTGCCCGCTTCTCTGGCGCATAACATCGCTCAGTCTGGAGCCAGTTTTGCCGTGGCACTAAAAACGAAAGACAGTGGCCTGCGTTCGACCGCCATCTCTGCGGGTATTTCGGCATTCTTTGGCATCACTGAACCGGCGATTTACGGCGTCACGTTAGTTCGCAAGCGGGTGCTGTATAGCGTGATGATTGGAGGCGCTGTCGGCGGTACTTTTATCGGGTTATGCGCGATTGAAGCGTTCGCTTTAGTGGGGCCTGGCATCGCCAGTATCACCATGTTCACTTCCCCTGAAAATTCAATGAATTTGATTTATGCCTTGATCGCCATTCCTGTGTCATTTTTTACCGCTTTTGTTTCGGTATTGCTGATCTGGCATGAAGAAGCGACTGATAGCGAAGTGAAAGATCATCAACAACAAGCCGATCTAGCAAAAGAACAGACAGTTCAACCTATCGCATCGTCAGCCAATAAAGCTTACCCATTCGAGTCGCCTGTTGTAGGGCAGGTGATTGCCCTTGAGGACGTCAATGACACTGTCTTTGCCAGTAAATTGGTGGGGGATGGCATTGCTGTGATTCCCAGCGAAGGGATCCTTTACGCGCCGATAGGTGGAGAGATCATTAGCGTTTATGAAACCGGCCATGCGATCAGCATGATGGCAGATAATGGCGCCGAGTTACTTTTTCATATTGGAATAGACACCGTACAGCTAGAAGGGGATTACTTTACGGCTCTGGTCAAAGCCGGAGATCGAGTCGAGGCGGGTGATGAGCTGATTCAGTTTGATTTAGACAACATTGTTGCCGCTGGATACGACCCAACTGTCATGGCGGTGATCGCCAATTATGAAGATTTTCAGATTGAACCTATCGCGGAGCAAGAGGCTAAGGTTCAACGTCATCAAACCATTTTTATGTTAGAGGAGCTTGCTTAA
- a CDS encoding glycoside hydrolase family 1 protein produces the protein MTNTRFPDGFLWGGAIAANQAEGAWNVGGKGLSVADVATFKANVDVKNYAAHNAISRQVVEEAALDPTDGIYPKRRGIDFYHRYPEDIALFAEMGFKALRISIAWSRIFPNGEEQEPNMEGVEFYIGLLQEMRKHNIEPIVTLSHYEMPLALSLKYNGWVARPVVDCFVRFCNVCFDYFKPYVTYWLTFNEVDSICRHPFTTAGILPDCLTPGKEQQEIYQGLHHQLVASAMVTRDCHAKVPGSKVGCMLTKLTTYPHTCHPKDVELTLIKNLDNYFYADVQVFGEYPRLTLARWQREGIEVQMTPEDLEVLKQHTVDYVSFSYYMSMTESASNDVERTPGNTIVGVKNPYLESTDWGWQIDPVGLKISLIELYDRYRKPLMVVENGMGAKDTVVDGEIHDPYRIAYFKAHFEQMREAINMGVECLGYTSWGPIDIVSASTSQMSKRYGFIYVDQDDLGNGTLDRLRKDSFYWYQDVIRTNGESL, from the coding sequence ATGACGAATACACGTTTTCCAGATGGATTTCTTTGGGGGGGCGCTATTGCAGCAAACCAAGCAGAAGGTGCATGGAATGTGGGAGGTAAAGGACTATCGGTTGCCGACGTTGCCACGTTTAAAGCCAATGTGGATGTGAAAAATTACGCTGCTCACAACGCGATCAGTCGTCAAGTGGTGGAGGAGGCTGCTTTAGATCCTACTGATGGAATCTATCCTAAACGTCGTGGTATCGATTTTTATCATCGTTATCCAGAAGACATCGCCCTATTTGCTGAAATGGGGTTTAAAGCACTGCGTATCTCGATTGCTTGGTCACGAATTTTCCCCAATGGTGAAGAGCAAGAACCGAATATGGAAGGGGTTGAGTTCTATATTGGCTTATTACAAGAGATGCGTAAGCACAATATCGAACCGATTGTGACCCTGTCTCACTATGAGATGCCGCTGGCTTTGAGCTTAAAATACAACGGCTGGGTGGCTCGCCCTGTGGTCGATTGTTTTGTGCGTTTCTGTAATGTTTGTTTTGATTACTTTAAACCCTACGTGACCTATTGGCTGACCTTCAATGAGGTGGACAGTATCTGCCGTCATCCATTTACGACCGCAGGTATTTTGCCAGATTGTCTAACTCCCGGAAAAGAGCAACAAGAGATCTATCAAGGGCTGCATCATCAGCTGGTAGCTTCAGCTATGGTGACTCGTGATTGTCACGCTAAAGTACCTGGGAGCAAAGTGGGTTGTATGTTGACTAAGTTAACGACCTATCCGCATACCTGCCATCCTAAAGATGTAGAGCTCACCTTAATTAAGAACCTCGACAACTATTTCTATGCTGATGTTCAAGTCTTTGGCGAGTATCCTCGTTTAACACTGGCGCGTTGGCAACGTGAAGGGATCGAAGTGCAGATGACGCCAGAAGATCTTGAAGTTTTGAAACAGCACACCGTTGATTACGTTTCCTTTAGTTACTATATGTCGATGACCGAGTCGGCCAGCAACGATGTGGAGCGCACACCGGGAAATACCATTGTCGGGGTAAAAAACCCTTATTTGGAATCAACCGATTGGGGATGGCAGATTGACCCTGTGGGTTTGAAAATTTCCTTGATCGAGCTTTATGACCGTTATCGTAAGCCTTTGATGGTAGTCGAAAACGGGATGGGAGCAAAAGATACCGTAGTTGATGGTGAAATTCATGACCCTTATCGTATCGCCTATTTTAAAGCTCACTTTGAGCAGATGCGTGAAGCGATCAATATGGGAGTGGAATGTCTCGGTTATACCAGTTGGGGGCCAATTGATATTGTCAGCGCTTCCACTTCACAAATGTCGAAACGTTATGGCTTTATCTATGTGGATCAAGACGACCTAGGTAATGGTACTTTAGATCGTTTACGCAAAGATTCTTTCTATTGGTATCAGGACGTGATTCGCACCAATGGTGAAAGCCTATAA
- a CDS encoding PRD domain-containing protein, which yields MLKIIKSLNSSVVLVEKDQKPMILIGKGIGYGKQPGMSVDESQVSQVFLPIDNLYVQKCLTLAEHIEVVYFELTEEIIRYAEDLLQSPLNPSVYFTLTDHLQFIKERLAQNMTITNRLVWEVKTYYPKEFQVGCYALEKVKQTLGCDLPEQEAANVAFHIINAQSSDSCASDAERCAQLVGEIASLVRHKVGVALSQESIHYARFITHVKFFVERFFTDRMLDDGEDPMFEHLLRQYPQAMEGAFTIRQFIEQRFERTISDEEVVYLAVHIYRLLKQYDKEMAG from the coding sequence TTGCTCAAAATAATAAAATCGCTCAATTCCAGTGTGGTATTGGTGGAAAAAGATCAAAAGCCTATGATTTTAATTGGTAAGGGCATTGGTTATGGTAAGCAACCAGGTATGTCTGTCGATGAGAGTCAGGTCAGCCAAGTGTTTTTGCCGATAGATAACCTCTATGTGCAAAAATGTCTTACCTTAGCTGAGCATATTGAGGTCGTTTATTTTGAGCTGACTGAGGAGATCATCCGCTATGCTGAGGATCTCCTCCAGAGCCCACTCAATCCGAGCGTCTATTTCACTCTTACCGATCACTTGCAGTTTATCAAAGAACGACTTGCTCAGAATATGACCATTACGAATCGATTGGTATGGGAGGTGAAAACCTACTATCCCAAGGAATTTCAGGTTGGTTGTTATGCGTTAGAGAAAGTAAAGCAAACATTGGGTTGCGATTTGCCAGAGCAAGAGGCAGCTAATGTGGCATTTCATATTATCAATGCCCAAAGTAGCGACTCTTGCGCCAGTGATGCAGAACGTTGTGCCCAATTGGTGGGTGAGATTGCCAGTTTAGTCAGGCATAAAGTGGGCGTGGCTCTGAGTCAGGAGTCCATTCACTATGCGCGCTTTATCACTCACGTAAAATTTTTTGTTGAACGCTTTTTCACTGACCGAATGTTGGATGATGGTGAAGATCCCATGTTTGAACATCTTTTGCGTCAGTATCCACAAGCGATGGAAGGGGCCTTTACGATTCGCCAATTTATCGAACAGCGCTTTGAACGGACGATTTCGGATGAAGAGGTGGTCTATCTCGCGGTGCATATCTACCGCTTGCTTAAGCAATATGACAAGGAAATGGCAGGGTAG
- a CDS encoding tyrosine-type recombinase/integrase codes for MFLLKDRNATYYARYCFSKDLVEIGFPAELRFSLSTKKRSEAIDRLMVIMSHIRGYVSTWDRDGNIPLTLQRLKSELKAIRQRNFCHVVDAPPLPVKHVLPVLEVKPSVSKHQINKRLLDDFIRSKEVENILPRTIQQLESRIRAFVKFAKANALEATTKHAMDFRDELLRSGKAEKSVIEYLAAARQFYKWLRLRGDLDKNIFEDVSVKRKSRRASEDRQRWTKSDLYKLFKHPSLTPPSKNIVRTQRELEDYWLPHLLLYTGARVSEICQLDTADIKLIEDIWCIDINDIGQDKRLKSASAKRLVPIHPELTNRGFLHYAQTRYENKQQKLFNFRATGVNKDWSARFVNRFGKILDDLGFIASYRPTLHSLRHTFIDELQQSGVAENLVADLVGHTKTNLTFSRYGKRINLTSLYSTVKSLDVL; via the coding sequence ATGTTCCTACTCAAAGACCGCAATGCCACATATTACGCTCGTTACTGTTTTTCAAAAGACTTAGTCGAAATAGGTTTTCCAGCAGAGCTAAGGTTCTCTCTAAGCACAAAAAAACGTTCGGAAGCTATAGACCGATTAATGGTTATCATGAGCCATATTCGCGGCTATGTGTCGACTTGGGATAGGGATGGAAATATTCCGCTTACGCTCCAAAGGTTAAAATCGGAGCTAAAAGCCATCCGTCAAAGAAATTTTTGCCATGTTGTAGATGCTCCCCCCCTGCCTGTAAAACATGTATTGCCTGTATTAGAAGTAAAACCATCTGTTTCTAAGCATCAGATCAACAAACGACTATTGGATGACTTCATACGATCTAAGGAGGTTGAAAATATTCTGCCGCGCACCATTCAACAGCTGGAATCCCGAATTAGAGCCTTTGTTAAATTCGCTAAGGCGAATGCACTTGAAGCAACGACAAAACATGCTATGGACTTCAGAGATGAGTTATTAAGATCAGGTAAGGCGGAAAAGTCAGTCATTGAGTATCTAGCGGCTGCTCGTCAATTTTATAAGTGGTTACGGCTCCGAGGCGATCTCGATAAAAACATATTTGAAGACGTGAGCGTTAAGAGAAAATCTCGCAGAGCTTCAGAAGATCGGCAAAGATGGACAAAATCCGATTTGTACAAGTTGTTCAAACACCCTAGCCTTACACCACCTAGCAAAAATATTGTGCGCACACAAAGGGAACTAGAGGACTACTGGTTGCCGCATTTATTACTCTATACCGGAGCTCGTGTGTCCGAAATTTGCCAACTCGATACAGCTGATATAAAGCTAATAGAGGATATTTGGTGCATCGATATTAACGACATCGGTCAAGATAAGCGGCTAAAATCCGCATCTGCAAAACGACTAGTCCCAATACACCCAGAGTTAACTAATCGTGGATTTCTGCACTATGCTCAAACGCGATACGAGAACAAGCAGCAGAAGTTATTTAATTTCAGAGCAACCGGAGTCAACAAGGACTGGTCAGCGAGATTTGTAAACCGCTTTGGCAAGATACTTGATGATTTGGGGTTTATAGCATCGTATCGTCCAACACTTCATAGCTTGAGGCATACCTTTATTGACGAACTGCAACAAAGCGGTGTAGCTGAGAACCTTGTAGCTGATTTAGTCGGCCACACAAAAACAAACCTGACATTTAGCCGATACGGTAAACGGATCAATCTGACATCTCTTTATAGTACAGTGAAGAGCTTAGATGTCCTGTAG